The proteins below are encoded in one region of Arthrobacter sp. CJ23:
- a CDS encoding cytochrome ubiquinol oxidase subunit I: protein MDALEIARWQFGITTVYHFMMVPLTIGLGLVVAVIQTLWYRTGKPEYLRMTKFWGKLFLINFIMGVATGIVQEFQFGMAWSEYSRFVGDVFGAPLALEALLAFFVESTFLGLWIFGWKQLKRGVHLACLWIAVVGSIFSAYFIIVANSWMQHPVGVDMVNGRPVMTDAWAVFTNNTALVAVPHTLFGALGVAGAFLLGIAWYHLWRRRHDGIDTVGTDGRAIPGAAAIPGRDATDYKVWIRSLRIGAVVAMISFAGTALTGDLQGKLMFEQQPMKMAAAEAACHDGTGFSVLSVGNLGAKNCDDIVAVIEVPGILSFLAKGDFTTEVKGVNSLLGEYQAKYGTHLPGNPLYGERAGQEIQYVPVMEVTYWGFRMMIGFGGVAAFAALLALWATRKGTVPQSRWLMRLAVFGILAPFGANAAGWIFTEMGRQPFVVAPNPDANGIDQVFMFTAAAVSPGVSPGELMTSLVVLTAIYAVLLVVEVRLLVKYVRGGVASAMPELGHAADHDKRDKHDDGTPGPEKSGDDVLAFAY from the coding sequence ATGGACGCTTTGGAAATTGCACGCTGGCAATTCGGAATCACCACCGTCTACCACTTCATGATGGTGCCGCTGACCATCGGCCTGGGACTGGTGGTCGCCGTCATCCAGACCCTCTGGTACCGCACGGGCAAGCCCGAATACCTCCGCATGACCAAGTTCTGGGGCAAGCTCTTCCTCATCAACTTCATCATGGGCGTAGCCACGGGCATCGTGCAGGAATTCCAGTTCGGCATGGCTTGGAGCGAGTACAGCCGCTTCGTGGGCGATGTGTTCGGCGCCCCGCTGGCCCTGGAAGCGCTCCTGGCCTTCTTCGTCGAATCCACCTTCCTGGGCCTGTGGATCTTCGGCTGGAAGCAGCTCAAGCGCGGCGTGCACCTCGCGTGCCTGTGGATTGCCGTGGTGGGCTCGATCTTCTCCGCCTACTTCATCATCGTGGCCAACTCCTGGATGCAGCACCCCGTGGGTGTCGATATGGTCAACGGCCGGCCCGTCATGACCGACGCCTGGGCCGTCTTCACCAACAACACCGCACTGGTGGCCGTACCCCACACACTCTTCGGCGCCCTCGGCGTGGCCGGCGCCTTCCTGCTCGGCATCGCCTGGTACCACCTCTGGCGCCGCCGCCACGACGGCATCGACACCGTGGGCACGGACGGCCGGGCCATCCCCGGCGCAGCCGCCATCCCCGGCCGCGACGCCACCGACTACAAGGTCTGGATCCGCTCCCTGCGCATCGGCGCCGTCGTCGCCATGATCTCCTTCGCCGGCACGGCCCTCACCGGTGACCTGCAGGGCAAGCTCATGTTCGAACAGCAGCCCATGAAGATGGCCGCCGCCGAGGCTGCCTGCCATGACGGCACCGGCTTCTCCGTCCTGAGCGTCGGCAACCTGGGCGCCAAGAACTGTGACGACATCGTGGCCGTCATTGAAGTGCCCGGCATCCTCTCCTTCCTGGCCAAGGGCGACTTCACCACCGAGGTCAAGGGCGTCAACAGCCTCCTCGGCGAATACCAGGCCAAGTACGGCACGCACCTGCCGGGCAACCCCCTCTACGGCGAGCGCGCAGGCCAGGAAATCCAGTACGTGCCTGTCATGGAAGTGACCTACTGGGGCTTCCGCATGATGATCGGCTTCGGCGGAGTCGCCGCCTTCGCCGCCCTCCTGGCGCTCTGGGCCACCCGCAAGGGCACGGTCCCGCAGTCCCGCTGGCTCATGCGCCTGGCCGTCTTCGGCATCCTGGCCCCCTTCGGCGCCAACGCCGCGGGCTGGATCTTCACCGAAATGGGCCGCCAGCCCTTCGTGGTCGCGCCCAACCCGGACGCCAACGGCATCGACCAGGTCTTCATGTTCACGGCCGCGGCGGTTTCGCCCGGAGTCAGCCCCGGGGAGCTCATGACCTCGCTGGTGGTCCTGACCGCCATCTACGCCGTGCTGCTGGTGGTCGAGGTCCGCCTGCTGGTCAAGTACGTGCGCGGCGGCGTGGCCTCCGCGATGCCGGAGCTCGGCCACGCCGCGGACCACGACAAGCGCGACAAGCACGACGACGGAACGCCAGGCCCGGAAAAGTCCGGCGACGACGTCCTGGCATTCGCCTACTAG
- the cydB gene encoding cytochrome d ubiquinol oxidase subunit II: MELLPAIWFVAIAVLWTGYLFLEGFDLGVGMLMKLFARDNTDRRVLLNTIGPVWDGNEVWLLTAAGATFAAFPLWYASLFSALYLPLLCVLVALIFRAVAFEYRGKVDSARWRTGWDWAIAVGSFVAAFGIGAALALTTTGLPLDANGDRSGGPFAWFSGYALLGGLGVVAFALIHALAFLALKTDGDVRHRARRWFVRLVPVAVLPMLGWMVSVQLLSGKPWTWALVAAGVLAVAAAWILARKGAEGRAFAALGVFVVCATASIFGAAFPVVVPSTLDAAFNLTISNASSSDYTLGLMSIVAAFGLPLVIAYQAWTYWVFRRRVSAAHIPPAHGFLPAIAARVLVAKPAAPGTGATE; this comes from the coding sequence ATGGAACTCTTGCCTGCCATCTGGTTCGTGGCCATCGCCGTGCTCTGGACCGGCTACCTTTTCCTGGAGGGTTTCGACCTTGGCGTCGGAATGCTCATGAAGCTGTTCGCCCGTGACAACACGGACCGGCGCGTTCTGCTGAACACCATCGGCCCGGTCTGGGACGGCAACGAGGTCTGGCTCCTGACGGCCGCCGGCGCCACCTTCGCCGCGTTCCCGCTCTGGTACGCCTCCCTCTTCTCGGCCCTGTACCTGCCGCTGCTGTGCGTCCTGGTGGCGCTGATCTTCCGGGCTGTGGCCTTCGAATACCGGGGCAAGGTGGACTCCGCGCGCTGGCGCACCGGCTGGGACTGGGCGATCGCCGTCGGCTCCTTCGTGGCCGCCTTCGGGATCGGCGCCGCCCTGGCCCTGACCACCACCGGCCTGCCCCTGGACGCCAACGGCGACCGCAGCGGCGGACCCTTCGCCTGGTTCAGCGGCTATGCGCTGCTGGGCGGCCTCGGTGTGGTGGCCTTCGCCCTGATCCATGCCCTGGCATTCCTCGCGCTGAAGACCGACGGCGATGTCCGGCACCGGGCGCGGCGCTGGTTCGTGCGGCTGGTCCCGGTCGCCGTGCTGCCCATGCTGGGCTGGATGGTTTCCGTGCAGCTGCTCAGCGGCAAGCCTTGGACCTGGGCCTTGGTGGCGGCCGGTGTCCTGGCCGTCGCGGCCGCGTGGATCCTTGCCCGGAAGGGCGCCGAAGGCAGGGCGTTTGCTGCCCTGGGCGTCTTTGTGGTCTGCGCGACGGCGTCCATCTTCGGGGCGGCTTTCCCCGTGGTCGTCCCGTCCACGCTGGACGCGGCCTTCAACCTGACCATCTCCAATGCCTCGTCCTCGGACTACACGCTGGGCCTCATGAGCATCGTGGCCGCGTTCGGCCTTCCGCTGGTGATCGCCTACCAGGCCTGGACCTACTGGGTGTTCCGCCGCCGCGTCAGTGCTGCCCACATCCCGCCGGCCCACGGCTTCCTCCCGGCCATCGCGGCCAGGGTCCTCGTGGCCAAGCCCGCGGCACCTGGCACCGGCGCCACGGAGTAA
- the cydD gene encoding thiol reductant ABC exporter subunit CydD, translated as MKPEFPAGPSTRAALYLLGLLAALKALSLVLMGQAVAAILAGLAGGGTGWREQLVWGAAGAVLRSFAVWGQGVAARRAALGVKEELRAALLARALHSGAADARDGMSDGGLAVLATRGLDALDNYYTQFLPALVNCATVPLLLGARILFADWVSAVVIVLTVPLVPLFMVLIGRHTEDRVHQAQATLRRLSGHILELAKGLPVLVGLGRASDQRAALEDISEQYRTRTMGTLRTAFLSALALELIATISVAVVAVFIGVRLVAGDMGLEAGLLALILAPDCYLPLRELGTAHHASDDGRAALAASNGVLEAPRARRLESASGGPDGGNPDDGRPAGVDVAGLCVRYTGRRAAAVGPLDFHAPSGRITALDGPSGAGKSTVLGVLAGTIGDGAGAAVAGRITGIAEGAVAWVPQHPAMVAATVLEEIILYLGRGNEAGQDEPGQGAGGNAADAAAAMAVLRRASAGHLAAKHPAELSPGELRRVALARGLARLDAGATVLLLDEPTAHLDHESARAVRSAIESLRGTATVILVAHDAETRALAEHVVTLGGVHGRTSAVDGQGQVPAAAVSIPVSHPLPAVAPATPAMDAPAVALVTAVPGAGRSLARILGPLWLRFTGAGAVGALAALFAVALSGLSGWLIIRASEQPPILYLLGAIVGVRFFGIGRAVLRYWERLLTHDAVFAAMTRLRGSLWATLSRRALSLRRLLQGGNVLGAVVDDVDTLRDLLPRVVLPPLTALAVAACGVTATALLVTAAVPAVALAALCGLLVAPAAALLADRNAARAEQQLRSVVLDGVASALDARAELSANGVAAAVLRRLRSGDRAATAAAQRSAWAEGLGQAVTVLACTLAALWAGLLAAPAVEGGAAAPAIAAVVVLMQLALVEPYAAVVTAVRQAPALAAVLRRVAGSGALDAPGRGIPDAGVRPLPDRPGRAPGLRFDDAAAAWPGGPAVFSGLSAEAAPGRWLAVTGPSGSGKSTLLSVLLGFLPVQEGTARLTGTAAWCPQEAHLFDSTIRGNLLLARPAGSKPGEDAMHGALAAVGLSTLVAGMPGGLDARIGPGGAFLSGGERQRLAMARTLLSGASVLLLDEPTAHLDAASARTMMAELRAGLKDVTVVLVTHNPADIDPADARLELASLDSAALDAPADGGAGFGTPGEPKLVGQATPQ; from the coding sequence ATGAAACCCGAGTTCCCCGCCGGACCGTCCACCCGCGCCGCCCTGTACCTGCTGGGCCTGCTTGCTGCGCTCAAGGCCTTGTCGCTGGTCCTCATGGGACAGGCCGTGGCCGCGATTCTGGCAGGGCTTGCCGGCGGGGGAACCGGATGGCGGGAGCAGCTCGTCTGGGGTGCCGCCGGTGCCGTGCTGCGTTCCTTCGCCGTATGGGGCCAGGGCGTCGCCGCGCGCCGCGCGGCCCTGGGGGTCAAGGAGGAACTCCGCGCAGCACTGCTGGCGCGCGCACTGCACAGCGGCGCAGCGGACGCCCGGGACGGGATGAGCGACGGCGGACTCGCCGTCCTGGCAACGCGCGGCCTGGACGCACTGGACAATTACTACACCCAGTTCCTGCCGGCCCTGGTCAACTGCGCCACCGTGCCCCTGCTCCTGGGCGCCCGGATCCTGTTCGCCGACTGGGTCAGCGCCGTGGTCATCGTCCTGACCGTGCCCTTGGTGCCGCTCTTCATGGTGCTGATCGGCCGCCACACCGAAGACCGCGTGCACCAGGCCCAGGCCACCCTCCGCCGCCTCTCCGGGCACATCCTGGAACTGGCCAAGGGCCTGCCCGTCCTGGTTGGGCTGGGACGGGCCAGCGATCAGCGCGCCGCCCTCGAGGACATTTCCGAGCAATACCGCACCCGCACCATGGGCACGCTGCGCACCGCCTTCCTCTCCGCCCTGGCCCTGGAACTCATCGCCACCATCTCCGTGGCGGTGGTGGCCGTGTTCATCGGCGTCCGGCTGGTGGCCGGGGACATGGGCCTGGAAGCCGGACTGCTGGCCCTGATTCTCGCCCCGGACTGCTACCTGCCCCTGCGCGAACTCGGCACCGCCCACCACGCCAGCGACGACGGCCGGGCAGCACTCGCCGCCAGCAACGGCGTGCTGGAGGCCCCCCGTGCCCGGCGGCTGGAGTCCGCTTCCGGCGGGCCAGATGGCGGCAACCCCGACGACGGCAGGCCGGCAGGCGTCGACGTCGCCGGACTGTGCGTGCGGTACACGGGGCGGCGGGCGGCCGCCGTCGGGCCCCTCGACTTCCACGCCCCGTCGGGGCGGATCACCGCACTCGACGGGCCCAGCGGCGCCGGGAAGAGCACCGTACTGGGGGTCCTGGCCGGAACCATCGGCGACGGAGCGGGCGCCGCCGTGGCGGGCCGGATCACCGGGATCGCCGAAGGTGCCGTGGCCTGGGTGCCGCAGCACCCCGCCATGGTCGCAGCCACGGTGCTCGAGGAGATCATCCTGTACCTGGGCAGGGGAAACGAAGCCGGGCAGGACGAACCCGGGCAGGGCGCGGGCGGGAACGCCGCCGACGCCGCCGCCGCGATGGCGGTCCTGCGGCGGGCCTCGGCGGGCCACCTCGCGGCGAAGCACCCCGCGGAACTGAGCCCCGGTGAACTGCGCAGGGTGGCCCTGGCCCGGGGGCTGGCCCGCCTCGACGCCGGCGCCACCGTGCTGCTGCTGGATGAGCCCACGGCCCACCTGGACCACGAATCCGCCCGGGCCGTGCGCTCTGCCATCGAGTCGCTGCGCGGCACGGCCACCGTGATCCTGGTGGCCCACGACGCCGAGACCAGGGCGCTCGCCGAGCACGTGGTGACGCTGGGCGGCGTCCATGGCCGGACATCCGCCGTGGACGGCCAAGGACAGGTCCCGGCGGCGGCCGTGTCCATCCCCGTATCCCACCCGCTGCCGGCGGTGGCACCCGCGACCCCGGCCATGGATGCCCCGGCCGTTGCCCTGGTCACGGCCGTGCCCGGCGCCGGACGGAGCCTCGCACGCATCCTCGGCCCCCTCTGGCTGCGCTTCACCGGTGCCGGCGCCGTGGGCGCGCTCGCGGCGCTGTTCGCCGTGGCCCTGTCCGGCCTGTCCGGATGGCTCATCATTCGCGCCAGCGAACAGCCGCCCATCCTCTATCTGCTGGGCGCGATCGTCGGCGTCCGCTTCTTCGGCATCGGCCGGGCCGTGCTCCGCTACTGGGAACGCCTCCTGACCCACGATGCCGTCTTCGCCGCCATGACGCGGCTCCGCGGCTCGCTGTGGGCCACGCTCAGCCGCCGCGCACTGTCCCTCCGGCGCCTGCTGCAGGGCGGCAATGTGCTGGGCGCGGTGGTGGACGACGTCGATACGCTCCGGGACCTGCTGCCCCGGGTGGTGCTTCCCCCGCTGACGGCGCTCGCCGTCGCGGCCTGCGGCGTCACGGCCACGGCCCTGCTGGTGACGGCCGCCGTGCCCGCCGTCGCCCTGGCCGCGCTCTGCGGATTGCTCGTTGCTCCCGCGGCCGCTCTGCTGGCCGACCGGAACGCCGCCCGGGCCGAACAACAGCTCCGCTCGGTGGTCCTGGACGGCGTCGCCTCCGCCCTGGACGCCCGGGCCGAACTCAGCGCCAACGGCGTTGCGGCCGCGGTCCTGCGCCGGCTCCGCAGCGGCGACCGTGCCGCCACGGCAGCGGCCCAGCGCTCCGCCTGGGCCGAGGGGCTGGGCCAGGCCGTCACCGTGCTAGCGTGCACGCTGGCAGCCCTCTGGGCGGGCCTGCTCGCCGCGCCGGCCGTGGAAGGCGGCGCAGCAGCGCCGGCCATTGCCGCCGTCGTGGTCCTCATGCAGCTGGCGCTCGTGGAGCCGTACGCCGCCGTGGTCACCGCCGTGCGCCAGGCGCCGGCCCTCGCGGCGGTCCTCAGGCGCGTGGCCGGCTCGGGCGCCCTGGACGCCCCCGGCCGCGGCATTCCCGACGCCGGCGTCCGGCCCCTGCCCGACCGTCCCGGCCGGGCCCCCGGCCTGCGGTTCGACGACGCCGCAGCGGCCTGGCCCGGCGGTCCGGCCGTGTTCAGCGGACTCAGTGCCGAGGCGGCCCCGGGCCGCTGGCTCGCCGTCACCGGTCCGTCCGGCTCCGGCAAGTCCACGCTGCTCTCCGTGCTGCTGGGTTTCCTCCCCGTGCAGGAGGGCACCGCGCGGCTCACCGGCACGGCAGCCTGGTGCCCGCAGGAGGCCCACCTCTTCGACTCCACCATCCGCGGCAACCTCCTCCTGGCCCGGCCCGCCGGCAGCAAGCCAGGCGAGGACGCCATGCACGGGGCGCTGGCCGCCGTCGGGCTCTCCACCTTGGTGGCGGGAATGCCCGGCGGGCTGGATGCCCGGATCGGCCCCGGCGGGGCCTTCCTGAGCGGTGGCGAACGGCAACGGCTCGCCATGGCCCGGACCCTCCTCAGCGGCGCCTCGGTCCTGCTGCTGGACGAGCCCACGGCGCACCTGGATGCGGCGTCCGCGCGCACCATGATGGCCGAACTCCGTGCGGGACTGAAGGACGTCACGGTGGTCCTGGTGACGCACAACCCGGCGGACATCGATCCGGCGGACGCACGCCTGGAGTTGGCTTCCCTGGATTCAGCAGCCCTGGATGCCCCAGCGGACGGCGGGGCCGGCTTCGGCACGCCGGGCGAGCCGAAGCTGGTGGGACAGGCTACTCCTCAGTAG
- a CDS encoding GNAT family N-acetyltransferase: MSSTEQPSTVQPFTTHAGKEAFAGAEFPDPLATGLDWRPATAADLDSWAALIARTAAAEHPVWFDKHADLVQVLENSKNDPRTHTVLGTDGDGVPRAYGRIAKNPDGDKAHGMGCVDPGWQRRGIGAAIVDWQERLAKARFAADAATGHGQGHGPAQARLRIFNEEVQQGRSALLQRLGYSTVRWYNEMHRSLSVPIPAAAVADGLELVTLEPSLHEPVRLAHNDAFRDHWGSEPRDEESWRFTLEHPQLRPDWSTVVVDRASGEVAGYQLASFDPDTAAERGFAEGYTELLGVRRAYRGRGIAQALLADAMRRFAGSGMEVASLDVDSENPTGALALYMGMGYTAVNRSMSWEKLL; this comes from the coding sequence ATGTCTTCCACAGAGCAACCGTCCACTGTGCAACCTTTCACCACGCACGCCGGCAAAGAAGCCTTCGCCGGGGCGGAATTTCCGGACCCCCTTGCGACAGGACTGGACTGGCGCCCCGCCACGGCAGCGGACCTGGACAGCTGGGCCGCCCTGATTGCCCGCACGGCCGCCGCTGAGCATCCTGTCTGGTTCGACAAGCACGCCGACCTGGTCCAGGTCCTGGAGAACAGCAAGAACGATCCGCGCACCCACACCGTGCTTGGGACCGACGGCGACGGCGTCCCGCGCGCCTACGGCCGCATTGCCAAGAACCCGGACGGTGACAAGGCCCACGGCATGGGATGCGTGGACCCCGGCTGGCAGCGCAGGGGCATCGGTGCCGCCATTGTTGATTGGCAGGAGCGGCTTGCCAAGGCGCGCTTTGCCGCGGACGCAGCGACAGGACACGGGCAGGGCCATGGACCGGCGCAGGCACGGCTGCGGATCTTCAACGAGGAGGTGCAGCAGGGCCGTTCGGCGTTGCTGCAGCGGTTGGGCTATTCGACGGTCCGCTGGTACAACGAAATGCACCGGTCTCTGAGCGTCCCGATTCCGGCGGCGGCAGTGGCGGATGGCCTGGAACTCGTCACCCTGGAGCCGTCGCTGCACGAGCCCGTGCGGCTGGCCCACAACGACGCCTTCCGGGACCATTGGGGGAGCGAGCCGCGGGACGAGGAATCCTGGCGTTTCACGCTGGAGCACCCCCAGCTTCGGCCGGACTGGAGCACGGTGGTCGTTGACCGTGCCAGCGGCGAGGTAGCCGGTTACCAGCTGGCAAGCTTTGATCCGGACACGGCGGCCGAACGTGGCTTCGCGGAGGGCTACACCGAACTCCTGGGGGTCCGGCGTGCCTACCGGGGGCGCGGCATCGCCCAGGCGCTGCTGGCCGATGCCATGCGCCGCTTCGCCGGTTCCGGCATGGAGGTGGCCTCACTCGACGTCGACTCGGAAAACCCCACCGGCGCCCTGGCCCTGTACATGGGCATGGGCTACACGGCGGTCAACCGCTCCATGTCGTGGGAGAAGCTGCTCTAG
- a CDS encoding DinB family protein produces MPIIPEDKDWTWVLSRPCPECGFDASTVTPSTVPGTVTNMLPRWRKVLRRDDVAVRPNEHAWSALEYACHVRDVFSLFDQRLNLMLSEDDATFANWDQDQAAIDGDYAGADARTVADQLQAEGEQIAASFAAVVEDEWQRTGTRSNGSEFTVLTFAQYFLHDVVHHLHDVDG; encoded by the coding sequence ATGCCGATCATTCCTGAAGACAAAGACTGGACCTGGGTGCTGTCGCGGCCGTGCCCCGAATGCGGTTTCGACGCCAGCACAGTCACCCCTTCCACCGTGCCGGGAACTGTCACCAACATGCTGCCGCGATGGCGCAAGGTGCTGCGCCGCGATGACGTTGCCGTGCGGCCGAACGAGCACGCTTGGTCCGCCCTGGAGTACGCCTGCCATGTGCGCGATGTCTTCAGCCTGTTCGACCAGCGGCTCAACCTGATGCTCAGCGAGGATGACGCCACTTTCGCCAACTGGGACCAGGACCAGGCCGCGATCGACGGCGACTATGCCGGCGCTGATGCCCGCACCGTGGCGGACCAGCTGCAGGCCGAGGGCGAGCAGATCGCCGCGTCGTTCGCCGCCGTCGTCGAGGACGAATGGCAGCGGACCGGAACACGGAGCAACGGCTCCGAGTTCACGGTGCTGACGTTCGCGCAGTATTTCCTGCACGACGTGGTCCACCACCTGCACGATGTGGATGGCTAG
- a CDS encoding VOC family protein, with translation MLKDLSVAAVLPASDISRARDFYRDKLGLEPDNPDATDNLLYKCGNGTAFLIYQTPNAGSAKNTQMGWTTDNLDEEMADLKSRGVVFEEYDFPGLKTENGVATMPDGERGGWFLDSEGNILSIATMP, from the coding sequence ATGCTCAAGGATCTAAGCGTCGCGGCGGTGCTCCCGGCCAGCGACATCAGCCGCGCCCGGGACTTCTACCGGGACAAGCTCGGACTGGAACCGGACAATCCGGACGCCACTGACAACCTGCTGTACAAGTGCGGGAACGGCACGGCGTTCCTGATCTACCAGACGCCCAACGCTGGCAGCGCCAAGAACACCCAGATGGGGTGGACCACTGACAATCTCGACGAGGAAATGGCCGATCTCAAGTCCCGTGGCGTCGTCTTCGAGGAATACGACTTCCCGGGACTGAAGACGGAGAACGGCGTCGCCACCATGCCGGACGGCGAACGCGGCGGCTGGTTCCTCGATTCCGAAGGAAACATCCTCAGCATCGCCACGATGCCCTAG
- a CDS encoding DNA topoisomerase (ATP-hydrolyzing) subunit A, producing the protein MARSQNPARTGEPAGDFTENIVDIDVTSEMEGSFLEYAYSVIYSRALPDARDGLKPVQRRILYMMSDMGLRPDRGHVKSARVVGEVMGKLHPHGDTAIYDAMVRMAQDFSLRLPLIDGHGNFGSLDDGPAAPRYTEARLAAAALTMTDHLDEDVVDFVPNYDNQLTQPDVLPAAFPNLLVNGATGIAVGMATNMAPHNLAEVIAAARHLIANPDATLADIMAFVPGPDLPTGGRIVGLDGIRDAYATGRGSFKTRAKVEVEQLTARRTGLVVTELPYMVGPEKVIEKIKDAVNAKKLTGISDVVDLTDRNHGLRLVIELKNGFNPNAVLQQLYRYSPMEDSFGINNVTLVDGQPQTLGLLELLQVYVGHRLSVVRRRTAFRLGKKKDRLHLVEGLLIAIVDIDEVIQIIRSSDEVSAARERLMSIYDLSEIQANHILELRLRQLTKYSRLELEKEQEQLRLDIAALQAILDSDVLLRELVSGELAEISEKYGTPRRTVLLESEAVSPTVAAALAAAPGAKGKADALPMEIPDDPCWVLLSASGQIARTSAQDPLAEAGPRSKHDVFRSVVRTTARGEIGAVTSQGRMLRLQVMDMPVLPPVAGVPNLAGGVPAKDFITLLKGETLVAFVPLDVVLALGTVQGVVKRVQPDYPLNREDWEIITLKDKDTVLAVEPAQDDDVELVFVTQQAQLLRFSASNVRPQGRTAGGMQGIKLAAGDQAIHFGTVRADDPAAVVVTISGTRGALPGTAPGTAKVTAFEEYPAKGRATGGVRAHRFLKGEDMLLLAWAGHGPAKASSSAGVARALPQEHGRRDGSGIPLSQPVEEIGPSMAWAAAGAPGAED; encoded by the coding sequence ATGGCCCGCAGCCAAAACCCCGCACGCACCGGCGAACCCGCAGGGGATTTTACCGAGAACATTGTCGACATCGACGTCACGTCCGAAATGGAAGGTTCCTTCCTGGAGTACGCGTATTCGGTGATCTATTCGCGCGCACTTCCGGACGCCCGCGACGGTCTCAAGCCGGTGCAGCGACGCATCCTGTACATGATGTCTGACATGGGCCTGCGCCCGGACCGCGGCCATGTGAAGAGCGCCCGCGTGGTGGGCGAGGTCATGGGCAAGCTGCACCCGCACGGCGACACGGCCATCTACGACGCCATGGTGCGCATGGCGCAGGACTTCTCCCTGCGCCTGCCGCTGATCGACGGGCACGGCAACTTCGGTTCGCTCGACGACGGCCCGGCCGCGCCGCGTTACACCGAAGCCCGTCTGGCGGCCGCTGCGCTGACCATGACGGACCACCTCGACGAAGACGTGGTGGACTTCGTCCCCAACTACGACAACCAGCTGACCCAGCCCGACGTCCTGCCGGCAGCGTTCCCCAACCTGCTGGTCAACGGCGCCACCGGCATCGCCGTCGGCATGGCCACCAACATGGCCCCGCACAACCTGGCCGAAGTCATCGCGGCCGCCCGGCACCTGATCGCGAACCCGGACGCCACGCTGGCGGACATCATGGCGTTCGTCCCGGGCCCGGACCTGCCCACCGGCGGGCGCATCGTCGGCCTGGACGGGATCCGCGACGCCTACGCCACCGGGCGCGGCTCATTCAAGACCCGCGCCAAGGTGGAGGTGGAGCAGCTCACGGCCCGCCGCACCGGCCTTGTGGTCACGGAGCTCCCGTACATGGTGGGCCCGGAAAAGGTCATCGAGAAAATCAAGGACGCCGTCAACGCGAAGAAGCTGACCGGCATCAGCGACGTCGTGGACCTCACGGACCGCAACCACGGGCTGCGGCTCGTCATCGAGCTCAAGAACGGCTTCAACCCCAACGCCGTGCTGCAACAGCTCTACCGGTACTCGCCGATGGAGGACTCCTTCGGCATCAACAACGTCACCCTGGTGGATGGCCAGCCGCAGACCCTCGGACTGCTCGAGCTGCTGCAGGTCTATGTGGGGCACCGCCTGTCCGTGGTGCGCCGCCGCACGGCGTTCCGCCTGGGCAAGAAGAAGGACCGCCTCCACCTGGTGGAGGGCCTGCTGATCGCGATCGTGGACATCGACGAGGTCATCCAGATCATCCGCTCCTCCGATGAGGTCTCCGCGGCCAGGGAACGGCTGATGTCCATCTACGACCTCAGCGAAATCCAGGCCAACCACATCCTGGAACTGCGCCTGCGCCAGTTGACCAAGTACTCGCGCCTCGAGCTGGAAAAGGAACAGGAGCAGCTGCGCCTGGACATCGCCGCCCTCCAGGCCATCCTGGACTCCGACGTCCTGCTCCGGGAGTTGGTGTCCGGCGAGCTCGCCGAGATCTCCGAGAAGTACGGGACCCCGCGCCGCACGGTGCTCCTCGAATCCGAGGCCGTCTCCCCCACGGTCGCCGCCGCGCTCGCCGCTGCCCCCGGCGCCAAGGGCAAGGCCGACGCGCTGCCCATGGAAATTCCGGACGACCCCTGCTGGGTGCTGCTCAGTGCCTCCGGGCAGATTGCCCGCACCTCCGCCCAGGATCCCCTGGCCGAAGCCGGGCCGCGGAGCAAGCACGATGTCTTCCGTTCCGTGGTCAGGACCACTGCGCGCGGCGAAATCGGTGCCGTGACCTCGCAGGGGCGCATGCTGCGGCTGCAGGTCATGGACATGCCGGTGCTGCCGCCGGTTGCCGGTGTCCCCAACCTGGCCGGCGGCGTGCCAGCCAAGGACTTCATCACGCTGCTCAAGGGCGAAACCCTGGTGGCCTTCGTCCCGCTGGACGTGGTCCTGGCCCTCGGAACGGTCCAGGGCGTGGTCAAGCGCGTCCAGCCGGACTACCCGCTCAACCGGGAAGACTGGGAGATCATCACGCTCAAGGACAAGGACACCGTCCTCGCCGTGGAGCCCGCCCAGGACGACGACGTCGAACTCGTGTTCGTGACGCAGCAGGCCCAGTTGCTGCGGTTCAGTGCCTCGAATGTGCGCCCGCAGGGCCGCACCGCCGGAGGCATGCAGGGCATCAAGCTCGCCGCAGGTGACCAGGCCATCCACTTCGGCACGGTCCGCGCGGACGACCCCGCCGCCGTCGTCGTGACCATTTCAGGGACCCGGGGCGCGCTGCCGGGCACCGCACCGGGAACGGCCAAGGTCACGGCGTTCGAGGAATACCCGGCCAAGGGCCGCGCCACGGGCGGCGTGCGTGCACACCGCTTCCTCAAGGGCGAAGACATGCTGCTGCTGGCCTGGGCGGGGCACGGACCCGCGAAGGCCTCCTCCTCGGCCGGCGTGGCACGCGCCCTGCCGCAGGAACACGGCCGCCGCGACGGTTCCGGCATCCCCCTGTCCCAGCCTGTGGAGGAGATCGGTCCGAGCATGGCCTGGGCGGCCGCCGGGGCCCCAGGAGCGGAGGACTAG